A portion of the Gossypium arboreum isolate Shixiya-1 chromosome 8, ASM2569848v2, whole genome shotgun sequence genome contains these proteins:
- the LOC108468942 gene encoding probable aquaporin PIP2-2 — translation MVKDVEMAAGRDYHDPPPAPLIDSEELTQWSFYRALIAEFIATLLFLYVTVLTVIGYRVQTDPLKNTVDPDCGGVGILGIAWAFGGMIFILVYCTAGISGGHINPAVTFGLFLGRKVSLVRAVMYMVAQCLGAICGCGLVKGFQKSYYNTYGGGANELQDGFNKGTGLGAEIIGTFVLVYTVFSATDPKRNARDSHVPVLAPLPIGFAVFMVHLATIPITGTGINPARSFGAAVIYNKDKAWDDQWMFWVGPFIGAAIAAIYHQYILRAGAMKGLGSFRSNA, via the exons ATGGTTAAGGATGTAGAGATGGCAGCAGGAAGAGACTACCATGACCCACCACCGGCGCCATTGATAGATTCTGAAGAGCTCACCCAATGGTCATTTTATAGGGCTTTGATTGCTGAGTTCATTGCTACCCTTCTCTTCTTGTATGTCACAGTATTGACTGTGATTGGCTACAGGGTCCAAACCGACCCTTTAAAGAACACCGTCGATCCTGATTGTGGTGGTGTTGGTATCCTTGGTATTGCTTGGGCTTTTGGTGGCATGATCTTTATTCTTGTTTACTGCACCGCCGGTATCTCCG GAGGACATATCAACCCGGCAGTGACCTTTGGGTTGTTCTTAGGACGAAAGGTGTCACTGGTTCGAGCCGTGATGTACATGGTGGCTCAGTGCTTGGGTGCTATTTGTGGTTGTGGGTTAGTCAAGGGGTTCCAAAAGAGTTACTACAATACCTATGGTGGTGGAGCCAATGAGCTACAAGATGGTTTCAATAAGGGAACTGGTTTGGGTGCTGAGATCATTGGGacttttgttcttgtttacactGTCTTCTCTGCAACTGATCCCAAGAGGAATGCAAGGGATTCTCACGTTCCT GTATTGGCACCACTTCCCATTGGGTTTGCTGTGTTCATGGTTCACCTAGCCACAATTCCAATCACTGGCACTGGTATCAACCCTGCTAGGAGCTTTGGTGCTGCTGTTATTTACAACAAAGACAAGGCCTGGGATGACCAA TGGATGTTCTGGGTTGGACCTTTCATTGGAGCTGCCATTGCGGCAATCTACCACCAATACATCCTAAGAGCAGGAGCAATGAAGGGACTTGGGTCTTTCAGGAGCAATGCTTAA
- the LOC108469207 gene encoding uncharacterized protein LOC108469207, with translation MNPFASFLLLLSSLAFLVSIGNGQDRAPHGIAHENPMAFSPSAYEFFHPKTQNQDTKNPCAASKCSPLPVAAEVDSNKALETKALPQQKPGHPLGAGGVVAIVFGLAFVVLSAMGVFYVIKTRRVTATTNQPNTVQLDA, from the coding sequence ATGAATCCATTTGCTTCTTTCTTGCTTCTCTTATCTTCTCTAGCTTTTCTTGTCTCCATTGGTAATGGTCAAGACAGAGCTCCCCATGGCATTGCTCACGAGAATCCGATGGCCTTCTCCCCGTCGGCTTACGAATTCTTCcaccccaaaacccaaaatcaagACACCAAAAACCCATGTGCAGCCTCCAAATGCTCACCATTGCCTGTAGCAGCTGAAGTGGACTCTAACAAAGCACTTGAAACCAAAGCATTACCACAACAGAAACCAGGGCATCCACTCGGTGCTGGTGGAGTTGTTGCCATTGTTTTCGGTTTGGCATTTGTGGTGCTTTCGGCAATGGGTGTTTTCTATGTGATTAAAACCCGCCGAGTTACTGCTACAACTAATCAACCAAACACTGTTCAACTCGATGCCTGA